A single genomic interval of Hoplias malabaricus isolate fHopMal1 chromosome 7, fHopMal1.hap1, whole genome shotgun sequence harbors:
- the sod2 gene encoding superoxide dismutase [Mn], mitochondrial, protein MLSRVGHVRRCAATLNPFVGVLASRLKHSLPDLPYDYGALEPHICAEIMQLHHSKHHATYVNNLNVAEEKYHEALAKGDVTTQVALQPALKFNGGGHINHTIFWTNLSPNGGGEPQGELLEAIKRDFGSFQKMKEKMSAATVAVQGSGWGWLGYDKETGRLRVVACANQDPLQGTTGFIPLFGIDVWEHAYYLQYKNVRPDYVKAIWNIVNWENVNERFNTAKK, encoded by the exons GTGTGCAGCCACCTTGAATCCCTTCGTGGGTGTGTTGGCTTCCAGACTGAAGCACTCACTTCCAGACCTCCCTTATGACTATGGAGCACTTGAGCCTCACATCTGTGCTGAGATCATGCAGCTTCACCACAGCAAGCACCATGCAACATATGTCAACAATCTTAACGTTGCCGAAGAGAAATATCATGAAGCACTGGCCAAAG GTGACGTGACAACTCAAGTGGCCCTTCAGCCTGCATTAAAATTTAATGGTGGTGGTCACATCAACCATACCATTTTCTGGACAAACCTGTCTCCAAATGGTGGCGGAGAACCACAAG GTGAGCTTTTGGAGGCCATTAAGCGTGACTTTGGCTCCtttcagaaaatgaaggaaaagATGTCTGCTGCTACTGTGGCTGTTCAAGGATCAGGGTGGGGATGGTTGGGGTACGATAAGGAGACTGGGAGACTGCGAGTTGTGGCCTGTGCCAACCAAGATCCACTGCAAGGAACTACAG GTTTCATCCCACTTTTTGGAATTGATGTTTGGGAACATGCATATTATCTTCAGTACAAAAATGTGAGACCGGACTATGTTAAGGCCATCTGGAACATTGTGAATTGGGAGAATGTTAATGAGCGCTTTAACACAGCAAAGAAATAG